CCGAGGACCACCTCGAACGCGCCCAGGAGCAGGCCGAGGTCGAACGACTCAAGGAGCTCATCGCCGGCCTGCCGCCCCACAGCAAGTACGTCCTCTACGCGCTGGCCAACCTCACCGCCAACACCGGCCCCGAGGAGGACTGGTTCCGAACCACCGTCATCTACGACGTCTACCAGAAAGTCTGCCAGGCCGAGGGCGCCGACGACCTCACGACCGACTCGATCCGCGGGCTGCTCAGCGAACTCGCCTTCCTCGAAGTCACCGAGTCCAACCAGGAACACGGCGGCATGGGCAAGGGGACCTACAAGGAACACCGCCTGCTGTGGGAGCCCAGCGTCGTCTTCAAGATGGATCCGGACCCGGCGCAGGTCGACGTAGACCGGTAACCGGCCGACAGAAGCGGTGCGTAACGACCGACGAGCGAGTCAAAGTTCGTTCTACGACGTCGACGGCGTGGTCTGGACGTCCAGCGCCTTGCGGACGATCTGGGTGAAGCTCATCGAGCAGACGAAATACCAGACGATCCACGCCCACATCGGGCCGATGCGCTCGTTCCAGGTGGCGATCTCGCCGATGAGCGGGAGGATCATCACCGGGCCGGCGCCGGCGACCATCTCCGGCGTCTGGACCATGAAGTAGATCCAGAGGAACACGGGGATGTTGACGAGCATGATCCACACCATCGGGCGGAACTGCTCTTTGAACATGCCGAGCTGGTCGCCCATCGCCTCCATCTGCTCCTCCTGGATCTCTTCGAGGGCCTCGTCGTCGCCGCGCTCTTTGGCGTCCTTGCGGCGCTCCTGAATCTCCTGCATGCGCTCCTGGTACTCGCCCATCTTGTCCATGTTCATCAGCTTGCCCTGCAGCACCGTCGAGCTGAAGCCGGTGAACGTCGCGAGCACGAGGATCATGATGTAGAAGGGCAACACGTCCGCGAGCGGGCCGAGCCCGAGGTCGATCACGCCGCCGACGGTGTTGCGGATCGGCGCCTGCGAGTAGCCGAGGAAGAGGGCGATCGTCGCGACCGCCGCCATCTTGTCCCAGCGGGACCACCCACCTTCGTCGTCGTCCGCGGCCGAGCCGTTCGATGCGGACGAACTCGACCCGCTCGACGTCGACGAGCCGCTGCTCGAGGACGTACTCGTCGACCCGGTGTCGTCGGGCGCGTCGTCGCCGAGCGCGTCGCGGACGCCTTCGGGGTCGTCGACGACGAAGCCCTCGCCGTCGACGTCGACGAGGATGCCCTGTTCGATGAGCCGCCCCCACTCGCCGCTCGTGATGTCGTCGCTGACATCGCCCCACTGGACGGTGCCCTGGTCGTCGGCGACCGCGAGCACGCGCGCCATCGCGTCGGCCATCGACTGGCTCTCCTCTGCCAGCGACGCCGCCTTTTCTGCCGTCCGTGCCATTGCTATCTATCTCTGTCCTCGGTCGTTATCAACCTTTAATCCTCCCGATCGCTTCCCGGGCGAGGTCACGCCTCGGCCTCGACGGCCGCCTTCACGGCTTCCCAGACCTCGTCGGGCGACTGGTCGCCGTCGATCTCGACGTAGCCGTCGTGGTCGGCGTACAGCTCCAGCACCGGCTCGGTGTTGTCGTGGTAGACCGACAGCCGGTTGCGCACCGACTCCTCGTCGTCGTCCTCGCGCTGGTAGAGGTCGCCGCCACACTCGTCGCAGACGCCCGCTTCCTCGGGCTGATTGAACTCGACGTGGTAGTTCGTCCCACAGTCCTCGCAGACCCGACGACCGGTGAGCCGGTCGACAAGCTCCTCCTCGGGTACGTCGAGGACGAGGACGACGTCCAGATCCGTCATCTCGCGCAGGGCTTCGGCCTGGTCGCCGTTGCGCGGATAGCCGTCGAGGACGAACCCCTCGCGGCCGTCGAGCGCCTCGCCGACCATCGCGTCGACGACGACGTCGGGCACCAGGTCGCCCCGGTCCATGTACTCGCCGGGCGTGTCGTACTCGGTGTCCATGTCGCTGATGTCCATCTCCTTGTTCGCCCGTAGCGCGTCACCCGTCGTGACGTGCTCGACGTCGAACTCGTCGGCGAGACGCCCGCTCTGCGTACCTTTGCCGGCGCCCGGCGGACCGAGGATCAGGATCTTCGGATTCATACCGCCGGCTTCGGTGCACCGCCGCTTTATAGTGTCGTTCTCGTCGGCGGCGTCGACCGGTCGTCACCCCTGCGGCCGTCGGCAGGCTTACCGTCCCGGCGATCCCAGCCCCGTCCGTATGGACGAACGCGTCCGGCGCACGGTCGAGACCTACGAGCGCGTCGCCGACGAGTACGCCGACCGGCACGGCGACCGCTCGGTCGTCGCCGACATCGTCGAGGCGTTCGTGACAGCGGTCGACGGGGCGGCGACCGACTCGGCGCGCGTCGACCCGGCGACCCCTGGTGGTGAACCGGACCCCGCCGGCCCGCCGCGGGTCCTCGACGTGGGCTGTGGCCCGGGCTGGGAGTCCGCGGCGTTCGCCGAGGCCGACTTCGACACCGTCCCCTTCGACCTGACGCGGTCGTTCCTCGACCGGGCTCGCGAGTGCGTCCCCGACGGGACGCCCGTCCGCGGTGACATGCGCGCGCTCCCGTTCGCCGACGGCGGCTTCGACGGCCTGTGGGCCTGCGCATCATTACTGCACGTGCCCGAGCGCGACGTCCCCGCCACCCTCGCCGAGTTCGAACGGGTGCTCGCCGACGGCGGCGTCGCACTCGTCTCGCTCGAAGCCGTTGGCGGTCCGGGCGAAGAGATAGACGCGAGCCCCTACGACGACGACCGCCGCCACTTCGAGCGCTACGACCCCGACCGCGCTCGCGACCTGTTCGAGACCGCTGGGTTCGAGGTCGTCTCCGTCGCGACCGACGACGGCGGGAGCGACGACGATGCCGACGCCGGGGACGACTGGGTCGCCGTCACCGCCCGCGTGTGACCGGTCGGGCCGGTCGAAAGACGGGCCCCGAGAGTCAGTCCGAAGACGCCGACGTGTCGAAGGTGACCCCACCGATCGAACGAGCCGAGAGCGCGCCGCTCCCGGAGACCGACCCGCTCGTCGCGACGTCGACGACGATGTCGGTGAGGTTCGCCTTCGTCGAGAGGTACTCTCGGCGGCGCCGACGCCACCGCGATTTGGCGTCGTCGTCGGCGACGAGGCGCTCGGCCGTCGAGAGTACGTCGTCGAAATCGGCGAGGTTGCGGACGAGGTCGGCCCGTTCCAGTTCGAGGAAGTTGCCCATGTCGTCTTCGCCGACGAAGGAGTTCGATCGGACGACGGGGGTCCCGAGCAGCGCGGCCTCCGTGACGATCGTCTGCGTGTCGGCGACGAGCAGGGCCGACTCCCTGATCGCGTCGTGCATGAGCGCCGGGTGGACGTCGAACTCGCGGGCGGGCAGCGCCGAGAGGTCCATCTCGCCGCCCTCGTCGGAGACGAAGACGGTCACCTCCTCGGCGAGGCGCTCGACCAGTTCGGCCCGCTCGTCGGGCGCGAAGCCACCCTTCCCCACGTCGTGGTGGGAGCCGAACGCGTTGAACCGGACGATCGCGTATCGCTCGTCGGAGTCGAGCCCGAACCGCTCGCGGACGTCCGCTCGCGGCGTGTACTCCTCTGGGTGGAGGTACGCGCACTCTTTGAACCCGGCGAAAGTGAAGTGGTCGTCGCCGAGGTCCTTGCGGAACGCGTCGGGCGTGACGACCGCGTCGGCGAACGGCTGGGAGATCAGGTGGTCGACCGACGTAGGCTCCGAGTCGAGGATGAGGATCGTCGGCGTTCGCGTGACGAGCCCGGTGTGTGCCGAGTACGACCCCATCCCGAAGATCAGGTCGGGATCGTACTCGCGAGCCAGTCGGAGCATCCGGGCGTAGTGGCGCGGCAGCTGCCGAACCAGCGACCCCTTCGTGGTGTCACAGCGGCCGTACACCTCGTAGGAGAGGTCGTACCACTCTAACAGTTCGACCGTACAGCCGTAGTCGCGAGCGAGGACGAGCACGGAGTGGCCTCGCGCTTCGAGCCGTTCGACCGCGTTGCGATACAGGTGGACGTGGGCGGGCGTGTTCGTGAAAACCAGATATCTCATGGATGGTCGCTCCGGCGTCCTGCCGAGCGTTCACCCCCTGGTTCCGACGGTCTTCCTATAGTTATGGATCGCTTGACAGGTGTGAAACGGACGTATAATCGCCGCCGAGCGAGTCACGACTCGCGGCCACGACAACTTCGAAACGGCGGGTTCGCGGGCGGCAGATCAGCCATCGAGCAGCGCGATGGCGGCTGTGACGGGTCGTCTCGATCGATCGATCTGTCACCGGTCCGGAGTCCAGACGACGGCCGGCTCGGAGATGGCGGGCTCGCCGGGGACGAGCGGTCGTTTAGGCGGAGTATATTGATGGAACTCCGGGGTGGTCTTCGCCGTAGCATGAAGGTGCTCTCTGTCGTCGGGGCGCGACCGCAGTTCGTCAAGGAGTTCGCGCTCGGCCGAGCACTGGGCGACGACCACGAGGAGGTACTGCTCCACACCGGCCAACACTACGACGCGGAGCTGTCGGCGGTGTTTTTCGACGAACTGGGTATCCCCGAGCCGGACTATCAGCTGGGGGTTGGCTCCGACACCCACGGCCGCCAGACGGCCGAGTGCGTCGTGGGCGTCGAGGAGGCGATCGAATCCGAGTCCCCCGACTGCGTGCTGGTGTACGGGGACACGAACTCGACGCTGGGGGCCGCGGTCGCCGCGTCGAAGTCCGCGCCAGAGCTGGTCCACGTCGAGTCGGGACTCCGGAGTTACGACCGCGAGATGCCCGAGGAGGTCAACAGAGTACTCACGGATCACGCCGCGGACGTGCTGTTCGCCCCCTCCGAGCGGGCCGCCGAGACCCTCCGCGAGGAGGGGATCCCGGACGAGCGCGTCCACGTCGTCGGCGACGTACAGTACGACGCGATACTGGCCGCGCGGGAGCACGCGCGGAGCGTGTCGACAGTCCTCGACGATATCGGGCTCTCGCCCGGCGAGTTCGTCCTCGCGACGGTGCATCGACCGCGCAACACCGACGACCCGGAGCGGCTGACGGCGATCCTCGACGCCCTCGCGAGCGCCGACAGTGAGGTCGTCGTGCCGGTGCATCCGCGGACCGAGGACCGACTGCGCGGGTACGGCCACTGGGAGGAGTACGCCGAACGGCTCCGGCTCGTCGACCCCGTCGGCTACCTCGATTTCGTCCGGTTGCTGGACGCCGCAGCGCGCGTCGCGACCGACTCCGGCGGCGTCCAGAAGGAGGCGTTCTTCCTCGACACGTTCTGTCTGACCCTCCGCGAGGAGACCGAGTGGGTCGAGACGGTCGAGTGCGGGTGGAACGCCCTCGTCGGCGCCGACCCCGACCGGATCGCGACCGGGCTGGCCGCACCGACGCCCGGCGGCTCGAAACCGTCGCTGTACGGCGATGGGACGGCCGCGACGCGGATCGTAGACGTCCTCGAAGCCCGCCTGACGCCGGACGAGGTCGACCCGAACCCGATTCGCGACCGGTGACCGCGGCATCGACTCGGACGGACCACCTTCGCCGCTCGAACGGCTACCACCGCCCGAACGACCGTCGCCGACCTGGCGCCGATCCGTCTCCGCTCTGACTGCCCGAGCATCGTCCGCACGGACGCCCCCCTCAACCCCGCTCTGGCGACGGCTTCTCCCCGAATCGTCGTGTGACGATGGCGTCCAACAGACCGACGGTAGCGGGCTTTTTACCCGTCAGATCCTCACCCTATGCGCTCCATTACCAAGTGGATATCAGCGCGATACTCGGGCGGGATGTACGAAGGGAAGACCGTCGGTGTGGTGGTCCCAGCCCACAACGAAGCGGAGTTCGTCGGGGAGGTGATCACGACGATCCCCGAGTTCGTCGACCGAATTTTCGTGATAGACGACTGTTCGTCCGACGCGACGTGGGAGCGGATACAGCGCGTGGCCGAGCGGGTGAACGCGTCCCCGAACGTCGCGAAGGCCGACGGCGGACAGGTCCGGCCCCGAGTGGTTCCCCACCGTCACGAGACCAACGAGGGCGTGGGCGGTGCGATAAAGACGGGCTACGAGTTCGCGGTGGAGGAGGGGCTGGACGTGGTCGCCGTGATGAACGGCGACGGCCAGATGGACCCCGACATCCTCGACGAGATCGTCGAGCCAGTCGTATCGGGGCGGGCGGACTACTCGAAGGGGAACCGCCTCTACTCCGCCGAGCACTACCGTGGGATGTCCCGGTGGCGGTTCACCGGCAACGCGATACTGACGTTCACGACCAAGATCGCCAGCGGATACTGGAAGATGACCGACCCGCAGAACGGCTACACGGCGATCTCACGGGAGGCACTGGAAGCGCTGGACATCGACGACCTCTACGACGACTACGGCTTTCTTAACGACCTCATCGTGAAACTGAACGTCCACGGGTTCCGGATCGCCGACGTGGAGATGCGAGCGGTGTACGGTGACGAGGAGAGCGGGATCGAGTACAGCTCGTTCGTCCCGAAGCTATCGAAGCTCCTGCTGGTTCGATTCCTCTGGCGGCTCAAAGCCAGGTACCTCGTCACGGACTTCCACCCCCTGGTCTTCCTCTACGGGCTCGGGCCGCTCGGCGTGGTCGCCGGACTCGCGTCGATCGGCTGGGCTGCCCTCGACGGCGGATTGACCGTTCTCTCGGCTCAGATCGGGATCTTGGTCGTCCTGTTTAGCTGTTTCGTCACCGTGGTGGCGATGGCGATGGACGTGGAACACGACGACGCCATGGAACGAAATCCCCGCTTCTGACCGCGACTCCGATCCGACCGCGACTCCGACCCG
This DNA window, taken from Halosimplex litoreum, encodes the following:
- a CDS encoding DUF106 domain-containing protein, which gives rise to MARTAEKAASLAEESQSMADAMARVLAVADDQGTVQWGDVSDDITSGEWGRLIEQGILVDVDGEGFVVDDPEGVRDALGDDAPDDTGSTSTSSSSGSSTSSGSSSSASNGSAADDDEGGWSRWDKMAAVATIALFLGYSQAPIRNTVGGVIDLGLGPLADVLPFYIMILVLATFTGFSSTVLQGKLMNMDKMGEYQERMQEIQERRKDAKERGDDEALEEIQEEQMEAMGDQLGMFKEQFRPMVWIMLVNIPVFLWIYFMVQTPEMVAGAGPVMILPLIGEIATWNERIGPMWAWIVWYFVCSMSFTQIVRKALDVQTTPSTS
- a CDS encoding adenylate kinase encodes the protein MNPKILILGPPGAGKGTQSGRLADEFDVEHVTTGDALRANKEMDISDMDTEYDTPGEYMDRGDLVPDVVVDAMVGEALDGREGFVLDGYPRNGDQAEALREMTDLDVVLVLDVPEEELVDRLTGRRVCEDCGTNYHVEFNQPEEAGVCDECGGDLYQREDDDEESVRNRLSVYHDNTEPVLELYADHDGYVEIDGDQSPDEVWEAVKAAVEAEA
- a CDS encoding class I SAM-dependent methyltransferase; amino-acid sequence: MDERVRRTVETYERVADEYADRHGDRSVVADIVEAFVTAVDGAATDSARVDPATPGGEPDPAGPPRVLDVGCGPGWESAAFAEADFDTVPFDLTRSFLDRARECVPDGTPVRGDMRALPFADGGFDGLWACASLLHVPERDVPATLAEFERVLADGGVALVSLEAVGGPGEEIDASPYDDDRRHFERYDPDRARDLFETAGFEVVSVATDDGGSDDDADAGDDWVAVTARV
- a CDS encoding DUF354 domain-containing protein, with amino-acid sequence MRYLVFTNTPAHVHLYRNAVERLEARGHSVLVLARDYGCTVELLEWYDLSYEVYGRCDTTKGSLVRQLPRHYARMLRLAREYDPDLIFGMGSYSAHTGLVTRTPTILILDSEPTSVDHLISQPFADAVVTPDAFRKDLGDDHFTFAGFKECAYLHPEEYTPRADVRERFGLDSDERYAIVRFNAFGSHHDVGKGGFAPDERAELVERLAEEVTVFVSDEGGEMDLSALPAREFDVHPALMHDAIRESALLVADTQTIVTEAALLGTPVVRSNSFVGEDDMGNFLELERADLVRNLADFDDVLSTAERLVADDDAKSRWRRRRREYLSTKANLTDIVVDVATSGSVSGSGALSARSIGGVTFDTSASSD
- the wecB gene encoding non-hydrolyzing UDP-N-acetylglucosamine 2-epimerase — its product is MKVLSVVGARPQFVKEFALGRALGDDHEEVLLHTGQHYDAELSAVFFDELGIPEPDYQLGVGSDTHGRQTAECVVGVEEAIESESPDCVLVYGDTNSTLGAAVAASKSAPELVHVESGLRSYDREMPEEVNRVLTDHAADVLFAPSERAAETLREEGIPDERVHVVGDVQYDAILAAREHARSVSTVLDDIGLSPGEFVLATVHRPRNTDDPERLTAILDALASADSEVVVPVHPRTEDRLRGYGHWEEYAERLRLVDPVGYLDFVRLLDAAARVATDSGGVQKEAFFLDTFCLTLREETEWVETVECGWNALVGADPDRIATGLAAPTPGGSKPSLYGDGTAATRIVDVLEARLTPDEVDPNPIRDR
- a CDS encoding glycosyltransferase family 2 protein, with product MVVPAHNEAEFVGEVITTIPEFVDRIFVIDDCSSDATWERIQRVAERVNASPNVAKADGGQVRPRVVPHRHETNEGVGGAIKTGYEFAVEEGLDVVAVMNGDGQMDPDILDEIVEPVVSGRADYSKGNRLYSAEHYRGMSRWRFTGNAILTFTTKIASGYWKMTDPQNGYTAISREALEALDIDDLYDDYGFLNDLIVKLNVHGFRIADVEMRAVYGDEESGIEYSSFVPKLSKLLLVRFLWRLKARYLVTDFHPLVFLYGLGPLGVVAGLASIGWAALDGGLTVLSAQIGILVVLFSCFVTVVAMAMDVEHDDAMERNPRF